In Nitrospirota bacterium, one DNA window encodes the following:
- the pstC gene encoding phosphate ABC transporter permease subunit PstC encodes MFPKKNVVDLLFSSLTAVASFSIIIFIIGILVVLVRESSLALGKFGLVNFLTSTTWNPVTQIFGAATTIYGTFVTTALALLFAIPTAVGIAIFITEIAPNFLKGPIGIAIELLAAIPSIIYGMWGLFTLAPIMSKYVEPALQSTVGKLPFLGFLFKGNPLGIDLLTASVILGIMIIPFTASIARDAFNLTPAVIKESAYAIGATRWEVVKNVVLPYSKLGVFGGAALSLGRALGETMAVAFVLGNNHKIATSLLDAASTITVSLANEFTEADSDMYLSSLYYLALVLFVMSFIILAISKFFLLKAERKYSR; translated from the coding sequence ATTTTCCCCAAAAAGAATGTTGTCGATCTGTTGTTCTCCTCCCTGACTGCCGTTGCCTCCTTTTCCATCATCATTTTCATCATCGGGATCCTTGTGGTACTCGTCAGGGAGTCGTCGCTGGCCCTCGGGAAGTTCGGGCTGGTGAATTTCCTGACCTCGACCACGTGGAACCCGGTAACACAGATTTTCGGGGCGGCGACCACGATTTACGGCACCTTCGTCACGACCGCCCTTGCCCTGCTTTTCGCCATTCCTACCGCCGTCGGTATCGCGATATTCATCACCGAGATCGCGCCGAATTTCCTCAAAGGCCCCATCGGAATAGCCATAGAACTGCTGGCCGCGATACCGAGCATCATCTACGGCATGTGGGGGCTCTTCACCCTCGCGCCCATCATGTCGAAGTATGTGGAGCCGGCCCTGCAAAGCACCGTCGGAAAACTCCCCTTTCTCGGCTTCCTGTTCAAGGGGAATCCCCTCGGCATCGATCTCCTGACGGCGAGCGTCATTCTCGGCATCATGATCATTCCGTTCACGGCGAGCATTGCACGCGATGCCTTCAATTTGACCCCTGCTGTGATCAAGGAATCGGCCTATGCCATCGGTGCGACACGATGGGAAGTGGTCAAGAATGTTGTCCTCCCCTACTCGAAGCTGGGCGTGTTCGGGGGGGCCGCACTTTCCCTGGGACGGGCATTGGGCGAGACCATGGCCGTAGCGTTCGTGCTCGGGAACAACCACAAGATCGCCACGTCGCTCCTCGACGCGGCATCAACCATCACCGTAAGCCTTGCGAACGAATTCACGGAGGCGGACAGCGACATGTATCTGTCCTCTCTCTATTACCTTGCGCTCGTACTGTTCGTCATGAGCTTCATCATCCTTGCAATATCCAAGTTCTTTCTTTTGAAGGCCGAGAGGAAATATTCGCGGTGA